The sequence below is a genomic window from Streptomyces sp. V1I1.
CAGACGACGGCCAGCTTCTCGCCGCCCGCCCGCCCCGAGCCCTCCTGTCCGCCGATCTCCGTCTGCGCCGCCCCGGCCATGATCCCGAAGAAGGGGTCGGCGATGTCGTTGACGAGGATGCCGACCAGGTCGGAGGTGGCCGCGGCGAGTGAGCTCGCGGGCCCGTTCAGTACGTAGTCGAGCTCATCGACCGCCCTCAGCACCCGATCCCGCGTCGACGCCGCGACCGGGTAGTTGCCGTTGAGTACACGGGAGACGGTGGCCGGGGACACCCGGGCGCGCGCCGCCACATCCGCCAGGGTGACTGTCATCGCTTTCCTCCACGGGAGATGGAACAGAGCCCTTGTCCGGGCCACTGTCGGCAGGCTAGCGTCATACCGTGTAGAAAGCGCTTGCTACTGCCGTATCGAGGGAACACGGCCGTGATGAGGGAACAAGAAGCATCGAGGGCACATGGAGGCCCCTTCGTGACACGCAGGACAGTGCGGATCGCCATGAACGGCGTCACGGGGCGGATGGGGTACCGCCAGCACCTGGTGCGCTCCCTCCTCGCGATCCGCGAACAGGGCGGCCTCGACCTCGGGGGCGGCGAGGTCCTGTGGCCCGAGCCCGTCCTCGTCGGCCGCCGTGAGCACGCGCTGCGCGAGATCGCGGAGCGGCACGGCCTCGCGCACATCTCCACCGACCTCGACGCCGTGCTCGCCGACGACAGCATCGACGTCTACTTCGACGCGCAGGTCACCTCCGCCCGCGTCGACGCGATCAAGCAGGCCATCGCCGCGGGCAAGCACGTCTACACCGAGAAGCCGACCGCGACCGACCTCGCCGGCGCGCTGGAGCTCGCCCGCCTCGCCGAGTCCGCCGGCATCAAGCACGGAGTCGTCCAGGACAAGATCTTCCTGCCGGGCATGCTGAAGCTGAAGCGCCTCGTCGTCGGCGGCTTCTTCGGCCAGATCCTGTCCGTGCGCGGGGAGTTCGGCTACTGGGTCTTCGAGGGCCACTGGCAGGAGGCACAGCGCCCGAGCTGGAACTACCGCGCCGAGGACGGCGGCGGCATCGTCGTCGACATGTTCCCGCACTGGGAGTACGTACTGCACGAGCTGTTCGGCCGGGTCACGTCCGTCACCGCGCAGGCCGCCACGCACATCCCGCAGCGCTGGGACGAGCGCGGCAAGCCGTACGCCGCGACCGCCGAGGACGCCGCGTACGGCATCTTCCAGCTGGAAGGCGGCGCCGTCGCCCAGATCAACTCCTCGTGGGCGGTACGGGTGATGCGCGACGAACTCGTGGAATTCCAGGTCGACGGCACCCACGGCTCGGCGGTCGCGGGCCTGCGCCGCTGCCGCGCCCAGCACCGCTCCGCCACCCCCAAGCCGGTGTGGAACCCGGATCTGCCCGCCACCGAGTCCTTCCGCGACCAGTGGCAGGAGGTGCCGGACAACGGGGAGTTCGAGAACGGCTTCAAGGCGCAGTGGGAGCTGTTCCTGCGCCATGTCGCGCTCGGCGAGCCGTACCACTGGGACCTGCTGGCGGGCGCGCGCGGCGTGCAGCTCGCCGAGCTGGGCCTGAAGTCCTCGGCCGAGGGCCGGCGCCTCGAGGTGCCGGAGCTTTCGCTGTGACGATCAGGCTCCCGCACGGGGTGTACGAACCCCGCACCGAACCGGCCGTGTTCGCCCGTGCGGCCGCACTTGCCTCTCGTACGGTCTTCTCCGCGGCGCATGTCGTGGCCGACCCGTACGCCGACGCGAGCCCCGACTCGCCCGCAGCCGTCGACTGGGACGCCACGCTCGCCTTCCGCCGCCATCTGTGGTCGCACGGCCTCGGCGTCGCGGAGGCGATGGATACGGCGCAGCGCGGGATGGGTCTGGACTGGGCGGGCGCGGCGGAGCTGATCCGGCGCTCGGCGGCCGAGGCGAAGGCGGTGGGCGGCCGGATCGCGTGCGGGGTGGGCACGGACCAACTCGGCTCCGGCGGCGGTTCGCTGACGCAAGTGCGCGCGGCGTACGAGGAACAACTGGCGCTCGTCGAGGACACCGGCGCGCAGGCGATCCTGATGGCGTCGCGCGCACTGGCCTCGGCGGCCCGGACGCCCGACGACTACCTCTCCGTCTACTCCCACCTCCTGCGGCAGGCGAGCGAACCGGTGATCCTGCACTGGCTGGGCCCGATGTTCGACCCGGCGCTGGAGGGTTACTGGGGTTTTGCCGATCTCGACGCGGCCACGTCGGTCCTGCTCGACGTCGTCGCCGCCCACCCCGACAAGGTCGACGGCATCAAGATCTCGCTGCTGGACGCGCAGAGCGAGATCGACCTGCGCCGCCGCCTCCCTCAGGGCGTCCGCTGCTACACCGGCGACGACTTCAACTACCCGGAACTGATCGCGGGCGACGAGCGGGGCTTCAGCCACGCGCTGCTCGGGATCTTCGACCCGCTCGGCCCGCTGGCCGCTCAGGCGGTACGGATCCTCGACACCGGCGATGTCGCAGGGTTCCGCAAACTGCTCGACCCGACGGTCGAGCTGTCCCGCCATCTGTTCGAGACGCCGACCCGCTTCTACAAGACGGGCGTCGTGCTGCTCGCCTGGCTGGCCGGGCACCAGTCGCACTTCACGATGGTGGGCGGCCTGCAGTCGGCCCGCTCGCTGCCGCACTTGTGCCGGGCGTACGAACTGGCCGACGGCCTCGGCCTGTTCCCCGACCCGGGCATGGCCGAGACGCGTATGAAGTCCTTGCTGACGATGTACGGAGTCGCACAGTGACCGCTTCAGCCGACCTGACCCGCTTCAGCATCAACCAGATGACGGTGAAGCAGCTCACCCTCCCCGAACTCACCGAGGCATGCGTACGACTGGGCATCCCGGGGGTGGGCCTGTGGCGCGAACCGGTCCGGGCGTACGGAGTCGATGCGGCGGCGAAGCTCGTACACGACGCGGGGCTTGCGGTCACCAGTCTGTGCCGCGGTGGCTTCTTCACCGCGATCGACCCGGCGGAGCGGGCCCGCGCCCTGGCCGACAACCGCACGGCGATCGACGAGGCGGCGGCGCTCGGTACGGACACCCTGGTCCTGGTCTCGGGCGGCCTCCCTGCGGGCAGCCGCGACCTGCCGGGCGCGCGGGAGCGCATCGCGGACGCGCTGTCGGTACTGGCTCCCTACGCGGGAGAACGGGGCGTACGGCTGGCGATCGAGCCGCTCCACCCGATGTACGCGGCGGACCGGTGCGTGGTGTCGACGCTGACGCAGGCGCTCGACCTCGCCGAACGCTTCCCGGCGGCGCAGGTCGGCGTGGTGGTGGACACGTACCACATCTGGTGGGACGAGGCGGCGCCGGCCGCGGTGGCGAGGGCGGGCGTGTCGGGCCGTATCCACGTGTTCCAACTGGCGGACTGGACAACGCCGTTGCCGACGGGAGTGCTGAACGGGCGGGGCCAGCTCGGGGACGGTGCGATCGACATGCGCGAGTGGAGGGAACGGGTGGAGGCGGCGGGGTACGGGGGCGCGATCGAGGTGGAGCTGTTCAACGAGGGGCTGTGGGCGCGGGACGGGGAGGAGGTGCTGGAGGAGACGGCGGGGCGGTACCTGGACTGCGTGTTCCGATGAGACAACCGCTGCCCTGGCGGCGAACGCCGACCAGTTATCCGCCGAGGAAACCACTTCGGGGACCGGCCGGTCGGCATATTGGAGCACCCCGCTGCCGACCGTGGCCCACGTCCTAGAGCTTGGTGATGTCCAGCTCCTGGATGGTCCGCTCGGCGACCTCGCGGCCCCGCTCCGTCAGATCACCCTTGCCCGGGTATATCACCGTCAGCCTGTACATGTCGCCGGACTTGGTCTTGTAGTAGAAGATGCGGAACTCGCGCGGGGTGGGGTTGGCGCTGTCCAAGGTGTCGATGAAGGTGCCCGAGTTCGTGGCGGCCTTCTGCCCCTTGTATGCGATGTCCGATTTCGTCTGCATCTTCAGCTCGGAGTCGGAGCCGATGTCGAGTTTGGTGCTGCCGCTCTCGCGGAACGTCTCGGCGTCGTCGTATGCCTCAGCAGCTGCGGTGCCGGCGATCTTGTTCAGTTCGTCGTCCTTGCGGGTCAGATCCAGCCGGATCCAGAGGGCGCCGCTCGGGTCCTCGTACCGGATCCAGTCCTCGTTGCCGTTGGACTCCGTCGGATGCAACCGCTTGTAGGGGTCGGGCACCGACAGCGTCGCGCCGAGCTGCTTCTCCGTCTTCTGCTTCCACTTGTCGCCCTGATCGGTGTCCCCGGCGAACGGGTTGGTCAGGACGAGGGCCATGGCGACGAACGCGGCGACCACCGCGCCGCCCGCGCCGAGCAGCGTCTTCCGGCTCAGGATCACGCCCTGGCTGCCACGTTCGCCCGACGACGGGGAGTGCACCACCGTCGGCGCAGGCGGCGGGGGCGCGGCGGCCTCCTCCAGAAGCCGGCGAACTCGGTCCGCGGACAACCGCTGGGACGGGTCCTTGAGGAGCAGGCCGTTGATGGCCTGCGCGAGCGGGCCTTGGGTGGCCCCCGGCGCAGCCGGGGTGGTGTTGAGAACGGATTGCAGGGTGGCAGGGGTGTTGCCCCGCCGGAAGGGGGAAACGCCCTCCGTCGCCGCGTACAGCAGCACGCCGAGCGACCAGAGATCGCTGGCCGGTCCGGGGCGCTGGCCCAGTACCCGCTCCGGCGCGATGAACTCCGGTGATCCGATGAAACCGCCGGTGTCGGTCAGACTGGTCTCGCCCTCGATCTGGGCGATGCCGAAGTCGGCGAGGACCACGCGGTCGTGACGCCCGAGCAGGACGTTGTCAGGCTTGACGTCGCGATGCAGGATGCCGGCCTGATGGGCAGCCTCCAGGGCGCCGAGCACCTGCAGGCCGATTCGAGCGGCCTCGCGCGTGCCCAGCGTGCCCTCCTGAAGGACAGCTCCGAGCGAGTGGCCCTGCAGCAGCTCCATCACGATCCAGGGCTGACCGTCCTCGACAGCCACGTCGTGCACGTTGACCACCGCGGGGTGGTCGAGCCGCGCTGCGGCCCGGGCCTCGCGGCGCATCCGCTCGAAGGCGTTGGCACGTTCGCGCCCGGGAAGGTGGTCGGGGACCCGGGGCTCCTTGACGGCTACCTCGCGGCCGACCGTCGCGTCCTCGGCTCGCCACACGGTTCCCATGCCGCCGTGGCCCAGCTTGGCCAGCAGCCGGTATCGTCCGGCGATCAGCCGCCCCGCACCGGGGTCCGCAGCGTCCGCCTGCGGCTGCGCTGCCTGTTGCGTCGGCGCGGCGTACGGCGCGCCGGCCTGTGGAGCGCCTTGCTGTGGCAGGCGGTGCGGCGCGGGGGCGGGGTGGGGGTGGGGTGCGTCGGGCTGAGGCGGCCGCAGTGTGAAGCTCGTCGGCTCACCGTTCCCGTGAGGGGATCCCCCATAGTTACTCATGCTTCTTGTCTATCGCGGATGGCAGCGCCAATTCCACTCCGGTCACGGGCGGTGACGCGAGGCACCGCCGCGGATGGTTCCGTGAACTCCTCGACCCGACGGTCGATCTCTCGCGCCACCTGTTCCGGGCACCGACGCGCTTCTGTAAAAAGGGTGTTGTACAGCTTGGCGCCGGAGAGCACCGTCTCCACCAGCATCGCACCGGAGAGATCGGCTTCATCGAGCACTGCGCCTCGAACGGACCCCGCGCACTGCATACCAGTGTCATTCGGGCAGCTCGCCGCTCCCCACGGCTGCGATGAACACCGCCCACCCATCCGCCGAGAACACCAGCGCAGGCCCGTTCATCGCCTTGCTGTCCCGCACCGGCACGCCCGCGTAGCCACGCGCGACCTCCAGGCACTCGCCCTGGCCGCCGCCGCTGTAGCTGGACTTGAACCACCCGGTGAGGGTGGACGAGTCAGAGACGGTGTGCTCACTGCTGACCATGGTCGTGTTCCTCCGCTGCGGCCCGGACAAGGGCCAGTGACTCCTTTTGCGACATCGCATCGCTCAGCGCAAGAGCGTAGGCGGTCTGACTGGCGTTCACCAGAGCCGGATCGTCCATCAAGTGCCCGGTGAATAGCCCTTCGGCGTACGCCACTGGCGCCGAGTCCTTGAAGCTCAGCAGGGTGAGGAGGCTCTCCTGCAGCGCATGCGCACCCGCCCCGAACGGCAGCACATGCAGCCTCACCCGCCCCGCCTCCGCCATGTCCGCGATCTTGCGCAGCTGTTCTGTCATGACCCGCGGCCCGCCGACCTGGCGTCGGAGCACCGCCTCGTCCAGCACGGTCCACAGAACAGGGTTCAACACGTCGTCGAGAATCCGGGCACGCTCTGTTCGAATGACAACGGCTCTGTCAAGTTCCTCCGCCCGATGGTTGGGCCGGTAGGCACGGAACAGTGCACGTGCGTAGCCGTCCGTCTGGAGCAGACCGGGGACCAAAGACAGCGCGAACTGCTGGATCAGCGTGGCTTGTTGTTCCAGTTCCTCCACCGCCGCGAAGTGGTCGGCGTACTTCGTCTCCAGGTCCTCAAGCCAGCGGGCGAAGAACCCGTCCGTGCCCAGGGCGCGGTCGATGCGCTGGGCGTCATCCGGTTTGGGCAGCCGCCGCCCAGCCTCGAAGTGGCTGAGTGTGGGCGAGCAGACGACCTGCTCGCCCAGCCCCTCCTGGGTCAGGCCCGTCGCGATCCGCCGCAGTCTCAGCTCCTCGCCGTACTTCTCGCGCGGCGTTCGCGGCTGACGACTCTTCTCCAATGTGAACAACTCCCCAACCTGACGGGTGTGCTGTCAAGCCTCCGGTACTGGCAGCGTAGCCAGCGGCGGCCCCACTCTGTGAGCAGTTCGCGACAGAACGCAGTCGCGCTGATCCGGAGGCATTCCCATGACTCGACTCGCCGATCGCCTTGTCGCGCTGCTGCTGCGATGCCTCGAGGGGCGCCCGCCGTCGCCACCCCCGTATCCGTACTCGTGCGAGTACGTCGCCGGCCACACCTATCGCTGCACCGGCGAACGCCCGCCCAGAGGCGAGGACAGCCCCCTCGTCCGCCCCTACCTCGTCGCGCACGAGAGGCAACAGCAGGCCATGCGGCGCGCGTTGTGGCTCGCCGTGCACGGGGTGGACATCGGGCCCCGGCCGATCCATGGCGTGCAGGTGGGTCGATGAGTGCCCCGCCGTACGGGGCTGTGCCGCGGCTCCTGCCGTGGACCGGGGCGGAGGGGAAGTCGTGCTACGTGCTGGGTGACGGCACCGGCCCGGTGTCCCGGGTTGCGGATGCCATCGAGAGTGTCCAGCTCGGTATGGCAGGCGACCTTCTGGCGCACGCCGACGACCTGCTGGCGGAACGCCGCGTGACCACCGGGGAACTGCGCTACCTCGCCAGGTGCCTGAGTGAGTCCCTGCGGGACGTCAAACGGGTCGCCGAGAGCCGGGGCGCCCGGGCGCCGGCGGCGGAGGAGGTGTCTGCCCATGCCGATCCATCCGACTGAACCGCAGGGTATGGGTGCGTACCCGTACGCATACCCTGGAAGGGTGGGTGGGAAGGAGCACGATGATGCCCGATGCCAACGTCCGTATTCCTGAGGCCAAGGACCGCCTCGCCGCCATAGCGGCCGCCGAGGGTCTGTCGCTGCGGGCCTACCTGGCTCGCTTGGCCGAGACGCTGCTCACTCCGGCCGAGCGCGCCGAGCGGGCCGAGAAGGCGCTTGCCGCGTTCAACGAGTGGAACGGCTACGCCCCGACGGCGACCGAGCAACGCGACCTGGACAGCGAACTGGACCGGCGTCTGGCTCAGGTGAAGCACCCGTGACCGACGCCACGCACATCGTCCTGGACGACACCGCCATGGCGGCGGCCGGCCAGGGCAACGTCCTCGCCTCCCGTCTCATCCACTGAGCCCATGCCGAGCCGGGCTGGTTCCTGTACGCGCCCACGTGCGCGCTGGTGGAGGCCGACCGGGCAAGACCGGGAACAGCCGAGCCTCTCGCCGCTCTGCCCGCAATTACGGTTCTCGATCTGGACCTGCCCGCTGCCCTGTTCATGGCACGCCGAGAGACGTGGGCGGCAGCCCACAGTCAGTACGCGGCACAGCCCACCCCTGACCGGCCCGACGGTGCGATCGTCGCCACCACGGAGCCGAAGCGATGGGACGGCGAGCCGGTCCGGGTGCTGGATCTCAATCCCTGAGTTGTCCACAGGCCCCCCACACTGTCCGACCCCGCCGATAACGTCGGGTCAGTCCAATCCGGTCGTGTGCCAACCCGCCGTGCTCGAAGGAGTCCTCGAGCGGATCACATGCGCCAATGAGGAGAACGGCTACACGGTCGCGCGGTCGATACCGGACGCGGCAGTGACCACCTCACGGTGGTCGGCTCGCTGCTCGGTGCGCAGCTGAGCGAGTCGCTGCGCATGGAGGGCCACTGGGGCTCCCACCCCCAGTACGGCAAGCAGCTCACGGTGGAGAACTACACGACGGTCCTCCCGGCCACGATCCAGGGCATACGCCGCTATCTCGGCTCGGGCCTGATCAAGGGCATCGGCCCGAGGGGCGCCGCTCTGAGGGGGGCAGCCCCCGCGCGCTCCTCCTCAGGGGTTCTGGGGGTGCAGCGCCAAGTTTCGGGAACGGGCGGGGTGGGGGAACAACCGCCCCGTGGGGGGAACTGCCGCCCCGCACCTACTTCTTCGCGCCGCCGCCCAGGATGTGCCCAACAGGTCGCCCAACCCGCCCTCGCCCTGAGCTGCCCTCGGCGCCCCGGCCTTGCCCTTTGCCGCGCTTCGTCAGGACCGCTAGCACCACCGGGATCAGCACCTCGATCGCACGGGTCACCGACTTCGCAGGGATGCCCGTCTTCTTCGAGACCGCTTCGGCCACCGGTCTGCTCATCTTGCCGAGCACCCCGGATATAAGCCCGCCGAGCCTGCCGCCCAGTGTGGCCGCGCCCTCCAGCGGTGGCTCCGAGGACGCGGCCGAGACCTCCGCGACGGCATGGCGTACCTCCTCCGCCTCCTCCGGCGCGGCCGCCTTCTCCTGCAGGCCGCCCGACATGGCCGAGACCGTCGACTCCACGACGCTCTGCGCGCCGGCCGCGTCCGTTCCGAGCAGCCCGGCGATCTCCTGGAGCTTGTCGTCGCCGAGCTCGGTCAGGACATCCCACGCGTGAGGGGCGCTGGACGACAACCGCGCGGCGGTCGACGAGGCGGCGGCCCTGGGCACGGACACGCTGGTCCTCTCCTCCGGCGGCCTTCCGGCCGGCAGCCGGGACCGGTACGCGGGGGAGCGGGGCGTACGGCTGGCGATCGAGCCGCTGCACCCGATGTACGCGGCCGACCGCTGCGTCGTCTCGACCCTGATCCAGGCTCTGCAGCTGGCGGAACGCTTCCCGCCTCGCAGGTGGGTGTGGTCGTGGACACGTACCACATCGGGTGGGACGACACGACCCCAGCGGCGGTGGCACGGGCGGGGGCCCAGGCCGTACGGCGCGATCGACATGCGCGAGTGGCGGGAGCGGGTGGAGGCGACTGGCTGGGCCGGGCCGATCGAGGTGGAGCTGTTCA
It includes:
- a CDS encoding serine/threonine-protein kinase; its protein translation is MSNYGGSPHGNGEPTSFTLRPPQPDAPHPHPAPAPHRLPQQGAPQAGAPYAAPTQQAAQPQADAADPGAGRLIAGRYRLLAKLGHGGMGTVWRAEDATVGREVAVKEPRVPDHLPGRERANAFERMRREARAAARLDHPAVVNVHDVAVEDGQPWIVMELLQGHSLGAVLQEGTLGTREAARIGLQVLGALEAAHQAGILHRDVKPDNVLLGRHDRVVLADFGIAQIEGETSLTDTGGFIGSPEFIAPERVLGQRPGPASDLWSLGVLLYAATEGVSPFRRGNTPATLQSVLNTTPAAPGATQGPLAQAINGLLLKDPSQRLSADRVRRLLEEAAAPPPPAPTVVHSPSSGERGSQGVILSRKTLLGAGGAVVAAFVAMALVLTNPFAGDTDQGDKWKQKTEKQLGATLSVPDPYKRLHPTESNGNEDWIRYEDPSGALWIRLDLTRKDDELNKIAGTAAAEAYDDAETFRESGSTKLDIGSDSELKMQTKSDIAYKGQKAATNSGTFIDTLDSANPTPREFRIFYYKTKSGDMYRLTVIYPGKGDLTERGREVAERTIQELDITKL
- a CDS encoding sugar phosphate isomerase/epimerase, whose product is MTVKQLTLPELTEACVRLGIPGVGLWREPVRAYGVDAAAKLVHDAGLAVTSLCRGGFFTAIDPAERARALADNRTAIDEAAALGTDTLVLVSGGLPAGSRDLPGARERIADALSVLAPYAGERGVRLAIEPLHPMYAADRCVVSTLTQALDLAERFPAAQVGVVVDTYHIWWDEAAPAAVARAGVSGRIHVFQLADWTTPLPTGVLNGRGQLGDGAIDMREWRERVEAAGYGGAIEVELFNEGLWARDGEEVLEETAGRYLDCVFR
- a CDS encoding Gfo/Idh/MocA family protein, which codes for MTRRTVRIAMNGVTGRMGYRQHLVRSLLAIREQGGLDLGGGEVLWPEPVLVGRREHALREIAERHGLAHISTDLDAVLADDSIDVYFDAQVTSARVDAIKQAIAAGKHVYTEKPTATDLAGALELARLAESAGIKHGVVQDKIFLPGMLKLKRLVVGGFFGQILSVRGEFGYWVFEGHWQEAQRPSWNYRAEDGGGIVVDMFPHWEYVLHELFGRVTSVTAQAATHIPQRWDERGKPYAATAEDAAYGIFQLEGGAVAQINSSWAVRVMRDELVEFQVDGTHGSAVAGLRRCRAQHRSATPKPVWNPDLPATESFRDQWQEVPDNGEFENGFKAQWELFLRHVALGEPYHWDLLAGARGVQLAELGLKSSAEGRRLEVPELSL
- a CDS encoding DUF397 domain-containing protein, giving the protein MVSSEHTVSDSSTLTGWFKSSYSGGGQGECLEVARGYAGVPVRDSKAMNGPALVFSADGWAVFIAAVGSGELPE
- a CDS encoding DUF937 domain-containing protein, which encodes MSVPRAAASSTAARLSSSAPHAWDVLTELGDDKLQEIAGLLGTDAAGAQSVVESTVSAMSGGLQEKAAAPEEAEEVRHAVAEVSAASSEPPLEGAATLGGRLGGLISGVLGKMSRPVAEAVSKKTGIPAKSVTRAIEVLIPVVLAVLTKRGKGQGRGAEGSSGRGRVGRPVGHILGGGAKK
- a CDS encoding helix-turn-helix transcriptional regulator — encoded protein: MEKSRQPRTPREKYGEELRLRRIATGLTQEGLGEQVVCSPTLSHFEAGRRLPKPDDAQRIDRALGTDGFFARWLEDLETKYADHFAAVEELEQQATLIQQFALSLVPGLLQTDGYARALFRAYRPNHRAEELDRAVVIRTERARILDDVLNPVLWTVLDEAVLRRQVGGPRVMTEQLRKIADMAEAGRVRLHVLPFGAGAHALQESLLTLLSFKDSAPVAYAEGLFTGHLMDDPALVNASQTAYALALSDAMSQKESLALVRAAAEEHDHGQQ
- a CDS encoding dihydrodipicolinate synthase family protein, giving the protein MTIRLPHGVYEPRTEPAVFARAAALASRTVFSAAHVVADPYADASPDSPAAVDWDATLAFRRHLWSHGLGVAEAMDTAQRGMGLDWAGAAELIRRSAAEAKAVGGRIACGVGTDQLGSGGGSLTQVRAAYEEQLALVEDTGAQAILMASRALASAARTPDDYLSVYSHLLRQASEPVILHWLGPMFDPALEGYWGFADLDAATSVLLDVVAAHPDKVDGIKISLLDAQSEIDLRRRLPQGVRCYTGDDFNYPELIAGDERGFSHALLGIFDPLGPLAAQAVRILDTGDVAGFRKLLDPTVELSRHLFETPTRFYKTGVVLLAWLAGHQSHFTMVGGLQSARSLPHLCRAYELADGLGLFPDPGMAETRMKSLLTMYGVAQ